From the genome of Pirellulales bacterium, one region includes:
- a CDS encoding VanZ family protein, with product MNINRAITAALLSLAAMLASAGCGRLSIDAAGAKFGRQIEWAGRGVWLKADTHTHTKFSDGAHTVAEVADQAARYGCDVLAITDHADRDLAAGTHEYIEAINEARRQHPDLVLLAGLEWNIPPYGGDEHVVVLVPPGPAQGLTLADFKARFDDLGREQHDAALADEALEWLASQAADDGVQPVAVYEHPGRKRESGNQILGDVRRWRAVNDILVGLSGAPGHQGMNPNGAYKSRLKTVRRWDPTVANVGDAWDTLLEKGIDVWAAYAPSDFHDEAADGLGDYWPGQFSETWLYAPDRTPQGALRALRAGSFFGVHGHIVREVELSVEAEGLPRAAVAGESIEVPTGTQVTVTLRCQLPDKDWSGRANRIDLVELIAVTQTGAEVVAEQAPARDGAALTATLDVPDGGFVLRGRGGSHDLMFYTNPVRVRAESGASAASRRARAGDEPATDRGGRSRVFSAVWWENGVACSLALGCLFVAGIALLAGAIRGIDALRAVGRFGIGTGLLATAEVLSLQVASLPYNVRELFAATPLTPLAIAASLIATGWLAMYFARQWRQRPLGFVWRFPLLLVAASAAMYALLRSTIPLESLHDIVGSPVLDIGYEWEMRGRFAGLYAGVVSGLTLGARVALAAQWRRSWAGLLVVGAMAFVSYSVVVLAACTDNIVELLRGDGNAVAGIALFACLACFGFSAAEAAKTAARRGNRVRSLATLLLVLSLAYACGWWLLVAATTPELDKYDTKFSAIQFLLGPDRSHHLSLLSLVIRFLAVQLGATFFLGWGMSCATRRSDWIGGGATASAGPQPRKAGDMVRQRSAIRLASPRRGHYAMFLLGFVAFAIYGSLVPLDFHALSWAEAWSRFRDIPYLHLSVASRADWVANILLFVPIGYCGLAALTCDRRSILGSTAAAVLVAASCVALSVALEFTQTWFPPRTVSQNDIVAESIGSIVGVALWSLIGRGVTAWLRSLSARTSPRERLDGLLQAYVAGLCLYSLFPLDVTINPNELRQKYDEGKLIAVPFARHPLNADDCISLISDVLIYVPVGMFMVRIFSAPERPWRSLGRGWLLGMGLAAGIKLAQVFVYSRFTDTTQLVCAAVGVAAGAKWRQHRLLAGEVVRPVSAAERRRSAALWLCAAAGYAALLAFVYIYPFPLIEDAQRIARRCHRFFGVPLASLYWESEYHALTQVLRDWLLFAPLGAAGVKVASLTGGPKHRRLAVLSGCLTLAFLLRFGIEIAEIWRDQTTATFTEVLFGTFGALAGASVTRWLMLPSRPVPDFAANHDRRFPGPVPVHTSTGVPSRFEESGNRLWASFARSGELSTTTALASPSATAVWRWRTAFLLAGGLLATGGALWAGTSLLDPGPTPARVVGNSRKRAAAVPPVDTRTPGRTAPRHPAAAPRLQRIELPHVPGESAIWGATGRDDRGHIWFGVSCWPGRDASAHLFELTPETGDVIDRGDVLSELKRARLYRPGESQQKIHSKIVQAAGYLYFSSMDESGEKEDGSRLPDWGSHLWRLRLDDDHWEHLLAAPEGLIAVAAAGRHVYALGYFDHVLHQYNIDTGKKRSVRTGALGGHISRNFFCDERDHVYVPRLARDEGPRSPVAASLLELDADLHELARSPLVHYLPGDDLLSHGIVGVQALDDRSIVFVTHVGYLYRIVPRAGGAAEVQPLGWFHPGGQHYVASLFAYPGSRYLMGAAEGRPCEWVVFDLVQRRSSVAPLSETQGLTDVGLYGCTTQDDEGNFYLAGTHAVRVAGGPSRSEPIVLKAQPPQ from the coding sequence GTGAATATTAACCGTGCCATAACCGCCGCGCTCCTCTCGCTCGCCGCCATGCTGGCGTCGGCGGGGTGCGGACGTCTGTCGATCGACGCCGCGGGGGCAAAATTCGGCCGGCAGATCGAGTGGGCCGGCCGGGGAGTGTGGCTCAAGGCCGATACGCACACGCACACGAAGTTCTCCGACGGCGCGCACACCGTCGCCGAAGTCGCCGACCAGGCCGCCCGCTATGGCTGCGACGTGCTGGCCATCACAGACCATGCCGACCGCGATCTGGCCGCCGGCACGCACGAGTATATCGAGGCGATTAACGAGGCCCGCCGTCAGCACCCGGACTTGGTGCTGCTGGCCGGGCTGGAATGGAACATTCCGCCCTACGGCGGCGACGAGCACGTGGTGGTACTCGTTCCGCCCGGACCGGCCCAGGGCCTGACGCTCGCCGACTTCAAAGCCCGCTTCGACGACCTGGGGCGAGAACAACACGACGCGGCTTTGGCCGACGAGGCCCTGGAGTGGCTGGCTTCGCAGGCTGCCGACGACGGCGTGCAGCCGGTCGCCGTCTACGAGCATCCGGGCCGCAAGCGCGAATCGGGTAACCAAATCCTGGGCGACGTTCGCCGCTGGCGGGCAGTCAACGATATCCTGGTCGGCCTGTCCGGCGCTCCCGGCCATCAGGGTATGAACCCGAACGGCGCTTACAAATCGCGATTGAAGACCGTGCGCCGCTGGGATCCCACGGTGGCCAACGTCGGCGACGCCTGGGACACGCTGTTGGAAAAGGGCATCGACGTCTGGGCGGCCTATGCCCCTTCCGACTTTCACGACGAGGCCGCCGATGGTCTCGGCGATTACTGGCCGGGTCAGTTCTCAGAAACCTGGCTCTACGCCCCCGACCGAACGCCGCAAGGCGCTCTGCGGGCGTTGCGCGCGGGATCCTTTTTCGGAGTCCACGGGCATATCGTGCGCGAGGTCGAGCTGTCGGTGGAAGCCGAGGGCCTGCCTCGCGCGGCCGTGGCCGGAGAGTCGATCGAAGTGCCGACCGGCACGCAAGTCACCGTGACGCTGCGCTGCCAACTGCCGGACAAAGACTGGAGCGGCCGGGCCAACCGAATCGACCTGGTGGAACTGATTGCCGTCACGCAAACGGGCGCCGAGGTTGTGGCCGAGCAGGCGCCCGCGCGGGACGGCGCGGCGCTGACCGCGACCCTCGACGTGCCTGACGGCGGATTCGTGTTGCGTGGCCGCGGCGGCAGCCACGATCTGATGTTTTACACCAACCCGGTGCGCGTGCGGGCCGAAAGTGGGGCCTCGGCGGCGTCGCGTCGCGCCCGTGCGGGAGACGAGCCCGCGACTGACCGCGGTGGACGAAGCCGCGTGTTCTCCGCGGTGTGGTGGGAAAACGGCGTGGCGTGCTCGCTGGCGCTGGGTTGCCTGTTTGTCGCCGGGATAGCTCTCCTGGCGGGCGCAATCAGGGGAATTGATGCGCTCCGTGCTGTCGGGCGATTTGGGATTGGGACCGGATTGTTGGCAACTGCGGAGGTCTTGTCGCTGCAAGTCGCCTCGCTTCCGTATAACGTTCGCGAGCTGTTTGCAGCAACCCCCTTGACGCCTCTGGCAATCGCGGCGTCGTTGATCGCCACGGGTTGGCTGGCGATGTATTTCGCCCGCCAATGGCGGCAGCGTCCGCTCGGCTTTGTCTGGCGGTTTCCACTGCTGCTCGTTGCGGCCTCTGCCGCAATGTACGCCCTGCTGCGATCGACCATTCCGCTTGAGTCGCTACACGACATCGTCGGCTCGCCGGTTTTAGATATTGGCTACGAGTGGGAGATGCGCGGCAGGTTCGCCGGCCTTTACGCCGGCGTGGTGTCTGGCCTGACGCTTGGCGCGCGCGTCGCCTTGGCAGCGCAGTGGCGACGGTCGTGGGCCGGTCTGCTGGTCGTCGGCGCGATGGCTTTCGTTTCGTACAGCGTCGTCGTGCTGGCTGCGTGTACCGACAACATCGTGGAATTGCTGCGCGGAGACGGTAACGCCGTCGCGGGCATCGCCCTGTTCGCCTGTCTCGCATGTTTCGGTTTCTCCGCGGCCGAGGCGGCCAAGACGGCCGCCCGGCGGGGAAACCGAGTACGCTCGCTGGCAACGTTGTTGCTCGTATTGAGCTTGGCGTACGCGTGCGGCTGGTGGTTGTTGGTGGCGGCCACCACACCGGAATTGGACAAGTACGATACGAAGTTTTCGGCGATTCAGTTCCTGCTTGGCCCGGACCGCAGCCATCACTTGTCCTTGCTATCGCTTGTCATTCGCTTTCTGGCGGTGCAGCTTGGAGCGACGTTTTTTCTGGGATGGGGAATGAGCTGCGCGACCCGCCGATCAGACTGGATCGGCGGAGGCGCGACGGCCTCCGCAGGGCCCCAGCCTCGGAAGGCCGGTGACATGGTTCGCCAGCGGTCCGCAATCCGGCTGGCCTCTCCACGGCGAGGCCACTACGCGATGTTTCTCTTGGGATTTGTCGCCTTCGCGATTTATGGATCGCTGGTGCCGCTTGATTTTCACGCTCTCTCCTGGGCGGAAGCCTGGTCGCGGTTTCGAGACATTCCCTATCTGCACCTGAGCGTCGCCTCGCGCGCCGACTGGGTGGCGAACATTTTGTTGTTTGTGCCCATCGGCTATTGCGGGCTGGCGGCCTTGACCTGCGATCGTCGCAGCATTCTGGGCAGCACCGCGGCGGCGGTCCTGGTCGCCGCCTCCTGCGTCGCATTGAGCGTGGCGTTGGAGTTCACGCAGACCTGGTTTCCGCCACGCACCGTGTCGCAAAACGACATCGTCGCCGAATCGATCGGCTCGATCGTAGGAGTTGCGCTCTGGAGCCTGATCGGCCGCGGCGTCACGGCGTGGCTGCGCTCATTATCGGCGCGGACGTCGCCGCGCGAACGTCTCGATGGGTTGTTGCAGGCCTACGTCGCCGGCTTGTGCCTCTATTCGCTGTTTCCGCTCGACGTAACGATCAACCCGAACGAGCTCCGGCAGAAATACGACGAAGGGAAATTGATCGCCGTCCCGTTTGCCCGGCATCCGTTGAATGCCGACGATTGCATCAGCCTTATTTCGGACGTACTGATTTACGTGCCCGTGGGCATGTTCATGGTCCGGATTTTCAGTGCCCCTGAACGGCCCTGGCGCTCGCTCGGGCGCGGCTGGTTGCTGGGCATGGGGCTGGCGGCGGGCATTAAACTGGCCCAGGTGTTCGTTTACAGCCGCTTCACCGACACCACACAGCTCGTCTGTGCCGCGGTGGGCGTCGCGGCGGGAGCAAAGTGGCGGCAACACCGTTTGCTTGCCGGCGAGGTTGTGAGACCGGTTTCGGCCGCCGAGCGTCGTCGCTCGGCCGCGCTTTGGCTTTGCGCCGCCGCTGGCTATGCCGCGCTGCTCGCCTTCGTCTACATCTATCCGTTTCCTCTCATCGAGGACGCGCAGCGGATCGCCCGACGCTGCCACCGTTTCTTCGGAGTGCCTCTGGCGAGTCTTTATTGGGAAAGTGAATACCATGCCCTCACGCAAGTGTTGCGCGATTGGCTGCTGTTCGCGCCGCTGGGGGCCGCGGGTGTAAAAGTGGCTAGCCTGACCGGCGGACCGAAGCATCGTCGCCTGGCCGTATTGTCGGGCTGTTTGACGTTGGCCTTTCTGCTAAGATTCGGCATCGAGATCGCGGAAATCTGGCGTGACCAGACCACGGCGACTTTTACCGAGGTCCTATTCGGCACATTTGGCGCCCTCGCGGGAGCGTCGGTCACGCGCTGGCTGATGCTGCCGTCGAGGCCGGTTCCCGACTTTGCCGCAAATCACGACCGTAGGTTCCCTGGGCCCGTGCCAGTCCATACCAGCACGGGTGTCCCGTCCCGGTTCGAGGAATCGGGAAACCGTCTGTGGGCGTCATTCGCGCGGTCGGGAGAACTTTCCACAACCACCGCCTTGGCAAGCCCTTCGGCAACGGCTGTCTGGCGATGGCGGACCGCTTTTCTGTTGGCGGGCGGACTGCTGGCCACCGGCGGGGCGCTTTGGGCCGGTACGTCGCTCTTGGATCCGGGCCCGACGCCTGCTCGCGTGGTCGGCAATTCCCGGAAACGCGCCGCGGCAGTTCCCCCAGTCGATACCCGCACGCCAGGCCGCACCGCCCCGCGGCATCCCGCGGCTGCGCCGCGCTTGCAACGCATCGAACTGCCGCACGTCCCCGGCGAGTCGGCCATCTGGGGCGCCACCGGCCGCGACGATCGAGGGCATATCTGGTTCGGAGTTTCCTGCTGGCCGGGAAGGGATGCCTCCGCCCATCTCTTCGAGCTTACCCCCGAGACGGGCGACGTCATCGACCGCGGCGATGTGCTGAGCGAACTGAAGCGTGCCCGGCTTTACCGGCCCGGCGAATCACAGCAAAAGATCCATTCCAAAATCGTCCAGGCCGCCGGCTACCTCTATTTCAGCTCGATGGACGAGTCGGGCGAAAAGGAGGACGGCAGCCGGCTGCCCGACTGGGGCTCGCACCTCTGGCGGCTGCGCCTCGACGACGACCACTGGGAACACTTGCTCGCCGCGCCCGAAGGGTTGATCGCCGTCGCCGCCGCCGGTCGGCATGTCTATGCCCTGGGCTATTTTGACCACGTGCTCCATCAATACAACATCGACACCGGCAAGAAGCGGTCGGTGCGGACCGGCGCCCTGGGCGGTCACATCTCGCGCAACTTTTTCTGCGACGAGCGTGACCACGTCTATGTTCCGCGGCTGGCGCGCGACGAAGGACCGCGCTCTCCCGTCGCGGCCTCGCTGCTGGAACTCGATGCCGACCTGCACGAGCTGGCGCGCTCGCCGCTGGTACACTATCTGCCCGGCGACGACTTGCTGTCGCACGGCATCGTGGGCGTGCAAGCGTTGGACGACCGGTCGATCGTGTTCGTGACCCACGTCGGCTATCTGTATCGCATCGTGCCGCGCGCCGGCGGCGCCGCCGAAGTGCAACCGCTGGGCTGGTTCCATCCGGGCGGCCAGCACTACGTGGCGTCGCTCTTCGCCTATCCCGGCAGCCGCTACCTGATGGGTGCGGCCGAAGGTCGGCCTTGCGAGTGGGTCGTCTTCGACCTGGTCCAGCGGCGGTCGTCGGTGGCGCCGCTTTCGGAGACCCAGGGGCTGACCGACGTTGGTTTGTACGGCTGCACGACGCAGGACGACGAAGGCAACTTTTATCTCGCCGGCACGCACGCAGTGCGAGTCGCCGGCGGTCCGTCTCGCTCCGAGCCGATCGTCCTCAAGGCCCAGCCGCCGCAATGA
- a CDS encoding nucleotide sugar dehydrogenase, with protein sequence MNSLEQLEDALHKRTARIGVIGLGYVGLPLIRTFVAAGYSTIGFDVDQAKVDRLLAGESYIRHIESDWIARCIVEKAFQPTTDMRRLSEADAVLICVPTPLTDSRDPDLTYIESTARQIAAVLRPGQLVVLESTTYPGTTRDVVLPILEAGGLRAGRDFYLAYSPEREDPGNVDYTAGVIPKVVGGIDPSSGRLAQVLYAQAVVEVVPVSSCEVAEACKILENTYRAVNIALVNELKMLYDRMGVDVWEVIDAAATKPFGFQPFYPGPGLGGHCIPIDPFYLSWLARKQGLPTRFIELAGEINTHMPNYVIDRLTEALNEHGKPVNGSKVCVLGVAYKKDVDDPRESPSFVLLELLLARGAVLSYNDPHVPELPGMRHHRLPPMQSSNLSADFLAGQDCVLIATNHSAYDYEFIVRHSPLVIDTRNATKNVRQGRERIRRA encoded by the coding sequence TTGAACTCACTCGAACAACTCGAAGACGCGCTCCACAAAAGGACGGCCCGCATCGGTGTGATCGGCCTGGGCTACGTCGGCTTGCCGCTCATCCGGACGTTCGTGGCCGCCGGCTATTCGACGATCGGTTTCGACGTCGACCAGGCCAAAGTCGACCGGCTGTTGGCGGGAGAGAGCTACATCCGCCACATCGAGAGCGACTGGATCGCGCGGTGCATCGTTGAAAAGGCGTTTCAGCCGACGACCGACATGCGTCGCCTGTCGGAGGCCGACGCCGTGCTGATTTGCGTCCCCACGCCCTTGACGGACAGCCGCGATCCCGATCTGACCTATATCGAAAGCACGGCCCGACAGATCGCCGCGGTGCTGCGGCCGGGCCAGTTGGTCGTGCTGGAAAGCACAACCTACCCCGGCACCACGCGCGACGTGGTGCTGCCGATTCTCGAAGCCGGCGGCTTGCGGGCCGGCCGCGACTTTTATCTGGCGTACAGTCCGGAGCGCGAGGATCCGGGCAATGTCGACTACACGGCCGGCGTGATTCCCAAAGTGGTCGGAGGCATCGACCCGTCCAGTGGCCGGCTGGCACAAGTGCTGTACGCTCAGGCGGTTGTGGAGGTCGTGCCCGTTTCGAGCTGCGAAGTGGCCGAGGCCTGCAAGATTCTGGAAAACACCTACCGGGCCGTGAACATCGCCTTGGTCAACGAACTGAAGATGCTCTACGACCGGATGGGCGTCGATGTTTGGGAGGTGATCGACGCGGCGGCCACGAAACCGTTTGGCTTCCAGCCGTTTTATCCCGGACCGGGCCTGGGAGGGCATTGCATTCCGATCGACCCGTTCTATCTAAGCTGGCTGGCCCGCAAACAGGGGTTGCCCACGCGGTTCATCGAGCTGGCCGGCGAGATCAACACGCACATGCCGAACTACGTCATCGACCGCTTGACCGAAGCGCTCAATGAGCACGGCAAGCCGGTGAACGGGAGCAAGGTCTGCGTGCTGGGCGTGGCATATAAGAAGGACGTCGACGATCCGCGCGAAAGTCCCTCCTTCGTTCTGTTGGAGCTGCTGCTGGCGCGGGGCGCGGTGCTGAGCTACAACGACCCGCACGTGCCGGAGCTGCCGGGCATGCGCCATCACCGATTGCCGCCCATGCAAAGCTCGAACTTAAGCGCCGATTTCTTGGCCGGCCAGGACTGCGTGCTGATCGCCACGAACCATTCGGCCTATGACTATGAGTTCATCGTGCGGCATTCGCCGTTGGTGATCGACACGCGCAATGCGACCAAGAACGTGCGGCAAGGCCGAGAGAGGATTCGACGGGCGTGA
- a CDS encoding FemAB family XrtA/PEP-CTERM system-associated protein — translation MRTAGNDVTAATILSRPDIEVVAGTPPAEVLLPLLAAQAGGPFGPCRWPAWPTILRDALGHQSYCLCAKNDAGLAGYLPLALVSSRLFGRFLVSLPYLNSGGVVAENETVAARLIDRAVELADELDVRYLELRHERRHEHPALAHEVTSKLHMRLSLPDTVDALWNQLKAKVRNQVRKGREHNLTVLWGREELLADFYDVFSRNMRDLGTPVYSRRLFGAIVERLPQQAEFCVVRQGGRAVAAALLVHGQGITEVPSASSLRQFSATNANMLMYWHLLERAIERGQQTFDFGRSTADSNTFRFKKQWGAEPHPAVWQYYVRRGTVGDMRPENSRYRHFIRVWQRLPLGLTRLIGPVIVRGIP, via the coding sequence ATGCGAACCGCTGGCAACGACGTGACCGCCGCCACGATTTTATCGAGACCGGATATCGAGGTCGTCGCAGGGACGCCGCCGGCCGAAGTCTTGTTGCCTTTGTTGGCAGCCCAGGCTGGCGGCCCGTTCGGGCCCTGCCGGTGGCCGGCCTGGCCCACGATCTTGCGCGACGCGTTAGGGCACCAGAGCTATTGCCTGTGTGCGAAAAACGACGCGGGACTCGCCGGCTATCTGCCGTTGGCGCTGGTCAGCAGTCGTTTGTTCGGCCGGTTCTTGGTCAGCCTGCCTTACCTGAATTCGGGAGGCGTCGTCGCCGAAAACGAAACGGTGGCCGCGCGACTCATCGATCGGGCCGTCGAACTGGCCGATGAACTGGATGTGCGTTACCTGGAGCTGCGACACGAGCGGCGCCACGAGCATCCTGCCCTGGCCCACGAAGTCACCAGCAAACTCCACATGCGGCTTTCCTTGCCCGACACGGTCGACGCCTTGTGGAACCAGCTCAAGGCCAAGGTCCGCAACCAGGTGCGCAAGGGCCGCGAGCACAACTTAACAGTCCTTTGGGGCCGCGAAGAGTTACTGGCCGATTTCTACGACGTGTTCAGCCGCAACATGCGAGACCTGGGCACGCCGGTCTACAGTCGACGATTGTTTGGGGCCATTGTCGAGCGGTTGCCCCAGCAAGCTGAGTTTTGCGTCGTGCGGCAAGGCGGGCGGGCGGTCGCGGCCGCCTTGTTGGTCCACGGGCAAGGTATCACCGAGGTGCCCAGCGCCAGCTCGTTGCGGCAATTCAGCGCGACCAACGCCAACATGCTGATGTATTGGCACTTGCTCGAGCGGGCCATCGAACGCGGGCAGCAGACGTTCGACTTCGGCCGCAGCACGGCCGACAGCAATACCTTTCGTTTCAAGAAACAGTGGGGCGCCGAGCCGCACCCGGCCGTCTGGCAGTATTATGTACGTCGCGGCACCGTGGGTGACATGCGGCCCGAAAACTCGCGCTATCGACATTTTATACGAGTTTGGCAGCGTTTACCCCTCGGACTGACGCGACTTATCGGTCCGGTGATCGTGCGAGGAATCCCCTAA
- a CDS encoding glycosyltransferase, translated as MLNGVRKHPPLLVFADDWGRHPSSCQHLVARLAGDRDVVWANSIGTRRLKADALTLRRSFEKLCNWRRGLAQVSERMWVVDLPMLPMTRGRVGQLTNEWLVTRKLEAIFKKLDLPAPIVLTTLPYVHWYVRDFPRQALVYYCTDDYAHWPAAQREAIERAEDELSREADLVLGVSHALVARLSRKVSCHYLPHGVDVSHFASTPQTGPAPPELAALPGKKIGFFGLIYEKLDFELLARVAKMNGDASLVMIGRVDYCPEAFRKLPNVHFVGPRPYQDLPRWLAALDVLLLPYVDDPMIRQSSPLKLRECLASGKPTVSVDVPEARLLEPHVRVAADRSSFLQLVREALLESGELSAARRQAVAADDWNHRAEQLRQFLGDVSARRTARAG; from the coding sequence TTGCTTAACGGTGTCCGAAAACATCCGCCGCTGCTCGTCTTTGCCGACGATTGGGGGCGGCACCCTTCGAGCTGCCAGCACCTCGTCGCGCGGTTGGCCGGCGACCGCGACGTGGTCTGGGCCAATAGCATCGGCACGCGCCGCTTGAAGGCTGATGCCCTCACGCTTCGCCGCAGCTTCGAGAAGCTGTGCAATTGGCGGCGGGGGCTGGCTCAGGTCTCCGAGCGAATGTGGGTCGTCGATTTACCGATGCTGCCAATGACGCGCGGCCGCGTGGGACAGCTTACGAATGAGTGGCTGGTCACGCGGAAGTTGGAGGCGATCTTCAAGAAGCTCGATCTGCCGGCCCCGATCGTTCTCACCACGCTGCCTTACGTCCACTGGTACGTTCGCGATTTCCCGCGGCAGGCGCTGGTCTATTATTGCACCGATGATTACGCTCATTGGCCGGCCGCCCAGCGCGAGGCGATCGAGCGGGCGGAAGATGAACTCAGCCGCGAAGCGGACCTCGTGTTGGGCGTGTCGCACGCCTTGGTGGCGCGGCTCAGCCGCAAGGTGTCGTGCCACTATCTTCCGCACGGCGTCGACGTCAGCCACTTCGCCTCGACGCCGCAGACAGGACCGGCCCCACCGGAACTGGCGGCTCTGCCAGGCAAGAAAATCGGATTTTTTGGGCTGATCTACGAGAAGCTGGATTTCGAATTGCTGGCGCGTGTCGCCAAGATGAACGGCGACGCCAGCCTCGTCATGATCGGGCGAGTCGATTACTGTCCGGAGGCATTCCGCAAGCTGCCGAATGTGCATTTCGTGGGACCGCGGCCCTACCAGGACTTGCCACGTTGGCTGGCCGCGTTGGACGTGCTTTTGCTTCCCTACGTCGACGACCCGATGATCCGCCAAAGCAGCCCGCTCAAACTGAGAGAGTGTTTGGCGTCGGGCAAGCCGACCGTGTCGGTCGATGTGCCCGAAGCGAGATTGCTGGAGCCGCACGTGCGTGTGGCCGCGGACCGTTCGTCGTTTCTCCAACTGGTGCGAGAGGCGCTGCTGGAGTCGGGCGAGCTGTCGGCGGCGAGACGGCAGGCGGTGGCCGCGGACGACTGGAACCATCGGGCTGAGCAGCTTCGTCAGTTTCTCGGCGATGTGAGCGCCAGGCGGACCGCCCGCGCGGGATAG
- a CDS encoding glycosyltransferase produces MSLGTKAPIEATRASGLLDAGETPALRERAGETPALRTVGQLLLSLTMGGGEVLAARIARRLQGRFRFVFFCLDELGTLGQELRSEGFTVHVLERRPGVDWRCMRRLARLLRQEEVGVLHAHQYTPFFYAATARWLHRRQGVIFTEHGRMFPDYRRRKRVLANRLLVGRRDRVMGVGQAVRRALIANEGLKSDRVGVIYNGIDLAAYEEPAAGQRLNVRREFDWTGDNLVIVQVARLDALKDHLTAIRAFERVHDGRPEARLLIVGEGSERQSIEAEIAKRKLGGYVRLAGLRKDVPRLLGASDLLWLTSVSEGIPLTLIEAMAAGLPVVSTDVGGVPEVVEANQTGLLAAAGDDEALAAAVLRLAGDPALRGRLSTAGRRRAFERFSEEWMIAAYADLYEELIVA; encoded by the coding sequence ATGAGCTTAGGCACGAAAGCACCGATTGAAGCGACGCGGGCGTCAGGCCTGTTGGACGCAGGCGAGACGCCTGCGCTGCGAGAACGCGCAGGCGAGACGCCTGCGCTGCGGACCGTGGGCCAGCTTTTGCTGAGCCTGACGATGGGCGGGGGCGAAGTGTTGGCCGCCCGTATCGCGCGGCGGCTGCAGGGGCGATTTCGCTTCGTTTTCTTCTGTCTCGACGAACTTGGCACGCTGGGCCAGGAGTTGCGGTCGGAAGGCTTTACGGTGCATGTATTGGAGCGCCGACCCGGCGTCGACTGGCGCTGCATGCGGCGATTGGCGCGGTTGCTGCGGCAAGAGGAAGTCGGCGTTTTACACGCTCACCAATACACCCCGTTTTTTTATGCCGCCACCGCTCGCTGGCTGCACCGCCGCCAAGGCGTGATCTTCACCGAGCATGGCCGGATGTTCCCTGATTATCGGCGGCGCAAGCGGGTGTTGGCCAACCGCCTACTCGTCGGCCGTCGAGACCGAGTGATGGGCGTCGGCCAGGCGGTGCGGCGGGCGCTGATCGCCAACGAGGGCCTGAAGAGCGATCGCGTGGGAGTGATTTACAACGGCATCGATCTGGCTGCCTACGAGGAACCGGCGGCCGGGCAGCGCCTGAACGTTCGCCGCGAATTCGACTGGACCGGCGATAATCTGGTCATCGTGCAGGTGGCGCGGCTCGATGCGCTGAAAGACCATCTGACGGCCATTCGAGCGTTTGAACGAGTGCATGACGGTCGGCCCGAGGCGCGGCTGTTGATCGTCGGCGAGGGATCCGAGCGGCAGTCGATCGAAGCGGAGATCGCCAAGAGAAAGCTCGGCGGTTACGTCCGGCTGGCTGGCTTGCGGAAAGACGTGCCGCGCTTATTGGGCGCGTCGGACCTGTTGTGGCTGACCAGTGTGAGCGAGGGGATTCCGCTCACCTTGATCGAGGCGATGGCGGCGGGCTTGCCCGTGGTTTCGACCGACGTGGGCGGCGTGCCGGAGGTCGTGGAAGCGAACCAGACGGGTCTGCTGGCAGCGGCGGGCGACGATGAAGCGTTGGCGGCGGCGGTGCTTCGATTGGCAGGCGATCCCGCGCTGCGCGGGCGGTTGTCAACAGCCGGAAGGCGTCGGGCGTTCGAGCGATTCTCCGAGGAGTGGATGATCGCCGCCTACGCGGATTTATATGAGGAGTTGATCGTTGCTTAA